The proteins below come from a single Ostrinia nubilalis chromosome Z, ilOstNubi1.1, whole genome shotgun sequence genomic window:
- the LOC135087086 gene encoding uncharacterized protein LOC135087086 codes for MRYKITQMNCEIADDARAKVGASMDISYEHTTSPEFHVGKLTCTIRKKYARMIFLYMRSLNMFDEFTEGNHIVHMLEVQDLRWAIDHLVEMVEMEAEEKFKREDAIKAAKERIKQQQEQNKNVRWQLQQDTNIFKNSIRNGDKKEDETNKYMNGFDSDFNR; via the exons ATGAGATACAAAATCACCCAGATGAATTGCGAAATAGCGGACGATGCTCGAGCCAAAGTAGGAGCATCAATGGATATAAGTTATGAGCATACaac CTCTCCAGAGTTCCACGTGGGCAAGCTAACGTGCACAATACGCAAGAAATATGCAAGGATGATCTTTTTATACATGAGATCGTTAAACATGTTCGACGAATTTACCGAAGGAAAT CACATCGTCCATATGCTAGAAGTGCAAGACTTACGATGGGCTATTGATCACCTGGTAGAAATGGTAGAGATGGAGGCTGAGGAGAAATTTAAAAGGGAAGATGCAATTAAAGCTGCAAAGGAGAGGATAAAGCAACAACaggaacaaaacaaaaatgtcaGATGGCAGCTACAGCAGGACACCAATATATTCAAAAATTCAATTCGGAATGGTGACAAAAAGGAGGACGAAACTAATAAATACATGAACGGTTTCGATTCCGATTTTAACAGATAA